One Pyrus communis chromosome 13, drPyrComm1.1, whole genome shotgun sequence genomic window carries:
- the LOC137712725 gene encoding 14 kDa zinc-binding protein has translation MEKGEKSIEGARSDKSSRLAVIGSHFVTPPNPMAEKDAALAAVPSDAPTIFDKIINKEIPAKVVFEDDKVLAFRDINPQAPTHILIIPKVRDGLTGLSKAEERHTEILGQLLYAAKLIAKQEGLDDGYRIVINDGPNGCQSVYHLHIHLLGGRQMNWPPG, from the exons ATGGAAAAGGGAGAGAAAAGTATCGAAGGTGCGAGGTCTGATAAAAGCAGCCGGCTTGCAGTAATAGGCTCTCACTTTGTAACTCCTCCGAACCCCATGGCTGAGAAGGATGCCGCTCTCGCCGCCGTTCCCTCCGATGCTCCCACCAT atttgacAAGATAATCAACAAGGAAATACCGGCTAAGGTGGTTTTTGAGGACGACAAG GTCCTTGCTTTTAGGGACATTAATCCCCAAGCTCCAACACACATTTTGATCATTCCCAAAGTTAGAGATGGCTTAACTGGACTGTCTAAG GCAGAGGAGAGACACACTGAGATTCTTGGTCAGCTTCTGTACGCAGCCAAGCTGATTGCCAAGCAGGAGGGTCTTGATGATGGCTACAGGATTGTGATCAACGATGGCCCAAACGGAT GTCAATCGGTTTATCaccttcacatccatctgcttGGAGGACGGCAAATGAACTGGCCACCGGGATAA